One window of the Archangium primigenium genome contains the following:
- a CDS encoding EcsC family protein, which yields MPGPTPSDYEQAALGAIQAWKRPSPTRWDRAMKLLHKPIDAAGDVAMKALGVEWVVEKAFGGFIGLLGDGAALTVRPRAILAEFEPPVGSLAELAVVDLEHADRAIGFLATKYKSLALAGGAAAGAAGMAGPVVGGAAIAADVTALLTLNLRAVGEYATYYGFDMSRQEERLFALNVLGLASSPSDAAKAVAMSQLVKIARLVAQKKTWRELEKHVFVQIAQRIAKALAIRLTKAKLAQVIPAAGAVLGGGFNAHYTARVCDAAYFLYRERFLARKYGAELIEATAAEPSDFGKGYETT from the coding sequence ATGCCCGGCCCCACGCCCTCGGATTACGAGCAGGCCGCCCTCGGCGCGATCCAGGCCTGGAAGCGGCCCTCCCCGACCCGGTGGGACCGGGCGATGAAGCTCCTCCACAAGCCGATCGACGCCGCGGGCGACGTCGCGATGAAGGCCCTCGGGGTCGAGTGGGTCGTTGAAAAAGCGTTCGGCGGTTTCATCGGACTGCTGGGGGACGGTGCCGCGCTCACGGTTCGTCCACGGGCCATCCTCGCGGAGTTCGAGCCGCCGGTGGGCAGCCTGGCGGAGCTGGCCGTGGTGGACCTGGAGCACGCGGACCGCGCGATTGGATTCCTCGCGACGAAGTACAAGTCGCTCGCGCTCGCGGGAGGCGCGGCAGCCGGGGCCGCGGGCATGGCCGGTCCGGTGGTGGGAGGCGCCGCGATCGCGGCCGATGTCACCGCGCTCCTGACGCTGAACCTGCGGGCCGTGGGCGAGTACGCGACCTACTACGGCTTCGACATGAGCCGGCAGGAGGAGCGGCTCTTCGCGCTCAACGTGCTCGGACTGGCTTCCTCACCCTCGGACGCGGCGAAAGCCGTGGCGATGTCCCAGCTGGTCAAGATCGCGCGATTGGTGGCCCAGAAGAAGACGTGGCGGGAATTGGAGAAGCACGTCTTCGTCCAGATCGCGCAGCGCATCGCGAAGGCCCTGGCGATTCGCCTCACCAAGGCCAAACTCGCGCAAGTCATCCCGGCGGCGGGGGCCGTGCTCGGGGGAGGCTTCAACGCCCACTACACCGCCAGGGTCTGTGACGCGGCCTACTTCCTGTACCGCGAGCGGTTTCTCGCGCGCAAATACGGGGCCGAACTCATCGAGGCCACAGCAGCGGAGCCTTCGGACTTCGGCAAGGGGTACGAAACCACGTAG
- a CDS encoding diguanylate cyclase translates to MARLLLVDDEKMARTLYGDALRELGHEVTAVASIPEAKEALARERYDVVVTDLILAQGDGIEVLRHTKENHPGIEVVVITGLDKVDPAVRALKGGAAEYLVKPVAPEVLQHAVNRALATRELLQENAALRRSVTLLEAGQRISTTLDRAQLAHTASNAFLTTAVAEAVLLVQFDPQGRPRTLGSLKLSGTAQESALLSHLLPQVKELRETRLLAGPLGEWDHALAVPAVDGDELLGCALLFFAAPPSPSLIEPAAFLGRSLALALRNHGRIAQVEDLAYLDDLTHLFNLRYLHLVLDREFKSAQQTHGVFSLLFLDLDYFKAVNDTHGHVLGSQLLVEMAHVLKSCVRDRDVAVRYGGDEYVVLLRGTDSGTALKVAERIRRAVEGHRFLAAEGHMVTLTTCIGVASYPEHTLDKATLLDMADRAMYRGKKGPRNVVYVAAKGLEATPAARHSQPTGS, encoded by the coding sequence ATGGCGCGTCTGCTCCTCGTCGATGACGAAAAGATGGCCCGGACCTTGTACGGCGACGCTCTGCGGGAGCTGGGTCACGAGGTGACCGCGGTCGCTTCCATTCCCGAGGCCAAGGAGGCCCTGGCCCGGGAGCGGTACGACGTGGTGGTGACGGATCTCATCCTCGCCCAGGGCGATGGCATCGAGGTGCTGCGCCACACCAAGGAGAATCACCCGGGCATCGAGGTGGTGGTCATCACCGGCCTGGACAAGGTGGACCCGGCGGTGCGGGCCCTCAAGGGCGGCGCGGCCGAGTACCTCGTCAAGCCCGTGGCGCCCGAGGTACTCCAGCACGCGGTGAACCGGGCCCTGGCCACGCGCGAGCTCCTCCAGGAGAACGCCGCCCTGCGCCGCTCGGTGACCTTGCTGGAGGCCGGCCAGCGCATCTCCACCACGCTCGATCGCGCCCAGCTGGCGCACACCGCCAGCAATGCCTTCCTGACCACCGCCGTGGCCGAGGCGGTGCTGCTGGTGCAGTTCGACCCCCAGGGCCGTCCCCGCACGCTCGGTTCGCTGAAGCTGTCGGGCACGGCCCAGGAGAGCGCCCTGCTCAGCCACCTGCTGCCCCAGGTGAAGGAGCTGCGCGAGACGCGGCTGCTCGCGGGGCCGCTGGGTGAGTGGGACCATGCCCTCGCCGTGCCGGCGGTGGACGGCGACGAGCTGCTCGGCTGCGCCCTGCTCTTCTTCGCCGCGCCGCCCTCCCCGAGCCTCATCGAGCCCGCGGCGTTCCTCGGCCGCAGCCTGGCGCTCGCCCTGCGCAACCACGGCCGCATCGCGCAGGTGGAGGACCTGGCCTACCTGGACGACCTCACCCACCTCTTCAACCTGCGCTACCTGCACCTGGTGCTGGACCGCGAGTTCAAGAGCGCCCAGCAGACCCACGGGGTGTTCAGCCTGCTGTTCCTGGACCTGGACTACTTCAAGGCCGTCAACGACACCCACGGCCACGTGTTGGGCTCGCAGCTGCTCGTGGAGATGGCCCACGTGCTCAAGAGCTGCGTGCGGGATCGGGATGTCGCGGTGCGCTACGGCGGGGACGAGTACGTGGTGCTCCTGCGGGGCACCGACTCGGGCACGGCCCTGAAGGTGGCCGAGCGCATCCGACGCGCCGTGGAGGGCCACCGCTTCCTCGCCGCCGAGGGCCACATGGTGACGCTCACCACGTGCATCGGCGTGGCCAGCTACCCCGAGCACACCCTGGACAAGGCCACCCTGCTGGACATGGCGGACCGTGCCATGTACCGGGGCAAGAAGGGGCCGCGCAACGTGGTCTACGTCGCCGCCAAGGGCCTGGAGGCCACGCCCGCGGCGCGGCACAGCCAGCCCACGGGCAGCTGA
- a CDS encoding response regulator, translating to MNILVVDDDVELCTLLSRFLEKHGYTVFSAADALQALDILERHEVGLIISDYRMPHMDGIQFTAMLKADPRHRSTQVILMTGNADGNVQDKGLRKGVAMTLEKPLDFNQLLNLVRFAE from the coding sequence GTGAACATTCTGGTCGTGGATGATGATGTCGAGTTGTGCACGTTGCTCTCCCGGTTCCTGGAGAAGCACGGGTACACCGTGTTTTCGGCGGCCGACGCCTTGCAGGCCCTGGACATCCTCGAGCGACACGAAGTGGGGCTCATCATCAGCGACTACCGGATGCCCCACATGGACGGCATCCAGTTCACCGCGATGCTCAAGGCGGACCCGCGCCACCGCAGCACCCAGGTCATCCTCATGACGGGCAACGCCGACGGCAACGTGCAGGACAAGGGCCTGCGCAAGGGCGTGGCCATGACGCTGGAGAAGCCCCTGGACTTCAACCAGCTGCTCAACCTCGTGCGCTTCGCCGAGTAG
- a CDS encoding defective in fruiting DifE — MPLFESGRRLCLLLEAGNTHFCVEATSITEVAAPGPDETSLRGVLDIQDLSVLLGGEPESVPGMVVVLDVSPTLAVRVRSIVEVVDVARATHFVMPSGLGATLAATSHGAVLYKERLFLEINADALPQAPGGAPAATALGVHLASAPPERALVFESQGRLFGLPLGCVSQVAMRGAAFCSLPGRGGAIAGLMPHGPALWPLYSAPALLLGAPVLAEDFLVLAEVEGRRLGLCASRVLGVFPRFQATESPGEFTAPGLPAPVLFADLARMFS; from the coding sequence GTGCCCCTCTTCGAAAGCGGACGCCGGCTCTGTCTTCTGTTGGAAGCGGGCAACACCCACTTCTGCGTCGAGGCCACGTCCATCACCGAGGTCGCGGCGCCCGGTCCCGACGAGACGAGCCTGCGCGGCGTGCTGGACATCCAGGACCTGTCCGTGCTGCTGGGCGGCGAGCCCGAGTCGGTCCCGGGCATGGTCGTGGTCCTCGACGTGAGTCCCACCCTGGCGGTGCGCGTGCGCTCCATCGTGGAGGTGGTCGACGTGGCGCGGGCCACGCACTTCGTGATGCCCTCGGGCCTGGGCGCCACCCTGGCCGCGACCAGCCATGGCGCGGTGCTCTACAAGGAACGGCTCTTCCTGGAGATCAACGCCGATGCGCTGCCCCAGGCGCCCGGCGGAGCCCCGGCCGCCACGGCCCTGGGGGTCCACCTCGCGTCCGCCCCGCCGGAGCGCGCGCTCGTCTTCGAGTCCCAGGGCCGCCTGTTCGGTCTGCCCTTGGGCTGCGTGTCCCAGGTGGCGATGCGCGGCGCGGCCTTCTGTTCACTTCCGGGACGAGGCGGGGCCATCGCGGGGCTGATGCCGCACGGCCCGGCGCTCTGGCCGCTCTACTCGGCGCCCGCGCTGCTGCTGGGGGCTCCGGTGCTCGCCGAGGACTTCCTCGTGCTGGCCGAGGTGGAAGGGCGCCGCCTGGGGCTGTGCGCCTCGCGCGTGCTGGGCGTGTTTCCCCGCTTCCAGGCCACGGAGAGCCCCGGGGAGTTCACCGCGCCCGGGCTCCCGGCGCCCGTGCTGTTCGCGGACCTGGCACGCATGTTTTCGTGA
- a CDS encoding metallopeptidase family protein encodes MRKRTSKRGAPLDMETRRGELEALFERGAFAEALARAEALVTETQEHPEALHWRAAALTELGRVDEALEDYARALEEAPDDVDLLLAAADCLITRAGDDREAVEDGLALCARGRKLAQRAGDTEVLFELLLLEGIGFNQVGECARALTSLDAALAEVPGALEALLERAIALFELCRFSEAQSAFEDILADTEDEPWAHHYLGLLAERRSDMKEARRRFERAQALSPEDFPPPVELGEKAFDQAVEAAVKALPAHVKKYMDNVTLAVEDLPKDDDLMGDTPPLSPCILGVFRGSPVGERHSILGTFDPYPASIVLYQKNLERFAKTREELIEQIGITVMHEVGHLMGLDEDDLWQRGLD; translated from the coding sequence ATGAGGAAGCGGACGTCGAAGCGGGGGGCGCCGTTGGACATGGAGACGCGCCGGGGCGAGCTGGAGGCCCTGTTCGAGCGCGGCGCGTTCGCGGAGGCCCTGGCCCGGGCCGAGGCCCTGGTGACCGAGACCCAGGAGCACCCCGAGGCCCTGCACTGGCGCGCGGCGGCCCTGACGGAACTGGGACGCGTGGACGAGGCCCTCGAGGACTACGCCCGCGCCCTGGAGGAAGCCCCGGACGACGTGGACCTCCTGCTCGCCGCGGCCGACTGCCTCATCACCCGGGCGGGCGATGATCGCGAGGCCGTGGAAGACGGGCTCGCCCTGTGCGCCCGGGGCCGCAAGCTGGCCCAGCGCGCCGGAGACACGGAGGTGCTCTTCGAGCTGCTCCTCTTGGAGGGCATTGGATTCAACCAGGTAGGGGAATGTGCGCGCGCCCTGACGAGTCTGGACGCGGCGCTCGCCGAGGTGCCGGGCGCGCTGGAGGCGCTGCTGGAGCGGGCCATCGCCCTGTTCGAGCTGTGCCGCTTCAGCGAGGCCCAGTCGGCCTTCGAGGACATCCTCGCCGACACCGAGGACGAGCCCTGGGCGCACCACTACCTCGGGCTGCTGGCGGAGCGGCGCAGCGACATGAAGGAGGCGCGCCGGCGCTTCGAGCGGGCCCAGGCGCTGTCGCCCGAGGACTTCCCGCCACCGGTGGAGCTGGGGGAGAAGGCCTTCGACCAGGCGGTGGAGGCCGCGGTGAAGGCGCTGCCCGCGCACGTGAAGAAGTACATGGACAACGTGACGCTGGCGGTGGAGGACCTGCCCAAGGACGATGACCTGATGGGCGACACGCCGCCCCTGTCGCCGTGCATCCTCGGCGTGTTCCGCGGCTCGCCGGTGGGCGAGCGCCACAGCATCCTGGGCACCTTCGACCCCTACCCCGCCTCCATCGTGCTCTACCAGAAGAACCTGGAGCGCTTCGCCAAGACGCGCGAGGAGCTCATCGAGCAGATTGGCATCACGGTGATGCACGAGGTCGGCCACCTCATGGGGCTCGACGAGGACGACCTGTGGCAGCGCGGGCTGGACTGA
- the groL gene encoding chaperonin GroEL (60 kDa chaperone family; promotes refolding of misfolded polypeptides especially under stressful conditions; forms two stacked rings of heptamers to form a barrel-shaped 14mer; ends can be capped by GroES; misfolded proteins enter the barrel where they are refolded when GroES binds) produces the protein MAAKEIFFHQSARDAILRGVRILSDAVAVTLGPKGRNVVIEKSFGSPTVTKDGVTVAKEIDLENKFENMGAQMVKEVASKTSDKAGDGTTTATVLARAIYEEGLKLVAAGHSPMDLKRGIDKAVETVVAELKTLSKSTGDKKSIAQVGTISANGDETIGTIIADAMEKVGKEGVITVEEAKGLETTLDVVEGMQFDRGYLSPYFVTNRDRMEVVLEDAFILISEKKVSAMQDMIPILEQVARSGKPLLIIAEDVEGEALATLVVNKIRGVLNVAAVKAPGFGDRRKDLLKDIATLTGGQVVSEELGHKYDALTLNDLGRAKRITIDKDNTTIVDGAGKSADIEGRIKLLRAQVETTTSDYDREKLQERLAKLAGGVAVIHVGAATETEMKEKKARVEDALHATRAAVEEGIVPGGGVAYLRCLGALDKLKLGGELDFGVDIIKKALQEPLRKIASNAGLEGAVIINKVREGQGAFGYNARTDVFEDLEKAGVIDPTKVERTALQNAASVASLLLTTEAMVAERTKKKGKGAAAGGAPDYGGDDMDY, from the coding sequence ATGGCAGCGAAAGAGATTTTCTTCCACCAGTCGGCCCGTGACGCGATCCTGCGCGGGGTGCGCATCCTGTCGGACGCGGTGGCGGTGACGCTCGGGCCCAAGGGCCGCAACGTGGTCATCGAGAAGTCGTTCGGCTCGCCCACGGTGACCAAGGACGGCGTGACGGTCGCCAAGGAGATCGATCTCGAGAACAAGTTCGAGAACATGGGCGCCCAGATGGTCAAGGAGGTCGCCTCCAAGACGTCGGACAAGGCGGGTGACGGCACCACGACGGCGACGGTGCTCGCGCGCGCCATCTACGAGGAGGGCCTGAAGCTGGTGGCCGCGGGCCACAGCCCGATGGACCTCAAGCGCGGCATCGACAAGGCCGTGGAGACGGTGGTGGCGGAGCTCAAGACGCTCTCCAAGTCCACGGGCGACAAGAAGTCCATCGCGCAGGTGGGCACCATCTCGGCCAACGGCGACGAGACGATCGGCACCATCATCGCCGACGCCATGGAGAAGGTGGGCAAGGAGGGCGTCATCACGGTGGAGGAGGCCAAGGGCCTGGAGACCACCCTGGACGTGGTCGAGGGCATGCAGTTCGACCGCGGCTACCTCTCGCCCTACTTCGTGACGAACCGCGACCGCATGGAGGTCGTGCTCGAGGACGCCTTCATCCTCATCAGCGAGAAGAAGGTCTCGGCGATGCAGGACATGATCCCGATCCTCGAGCAGGTGGCGCGCTCGGGCAAGCCGCTGCTCATCATCGCCGAGGACGTGGAGGGCGAGGCCCTGGCCACGCTCGTGGTGAACAAGATCCGCGGCGTGCTCAACGTGGCGGCGGTGAAGGCGCCGGGCTTCGGTGATCGCCGCAAGGATCTGCTCAAGGACATCGCCACGCTGACCGGTGGCCAGGTGGTGAGCGAGGAGCTGGGCCACAAGTACGACGCGCTCACGCTCAACGATCTGGGCCGCGCCAAGCGCATCACCATCGACAAGGACAACACCACGATCGTCGACGGCGCGGGCAAGAGCGCGGACATCGAGGGCCGCATCAAGCTCTTGCGCGCGCAGGTGGAGACGACCACCAGCGACTACGATCGCGAGAAGCTCCAGGAGCGTCTGGCGAAGCTGGCCGGCGGTGTGGCGGTCATCCACGTGGGCGCGGCGACCGAGACGGAGATGAAGGAGAAGAAGGCGCGCGTCGAGGACGCGCTGCACGCGACGCGCGCGGCCGTGGAGGAGGGCATCGTCCCCGGCGGTGGCGTGGCCTACCTGCGCTGCCTGGGCGCGCTGGACAAGCTCAAGCTGGGCGGCGAGCTGGACTTCGGCGTGGACATCATCAAGAAGGCGCTGCAGGAGCCGCTGCGCAAGATCGCGAGCAACGCGGGCCTCGAGGGCGCCGTCATCATCAACAAGGTGCGCGAGGGCCAGGGCGCGTTCGGCTACAACGCCCGCACGGACGTGTTCGAGGACCTGGAGAAGGCCGGCGTCATCGATCCGACCAAGGTGGAGCGCACCGCGCTGCAGAACGCGGCGTCCGTCGCCTCGCTGCTGCTGACGACCGAGGCCATGGTCGCCGAGCGCACCAAGAAGAAGGGCAAGGGCGCGGCGGCTGGCGGCGCGCCGGACTACGGCGGCGACGACATGGACTACTGA
- the sinK gene encoding hybrid histidine protein kinase/response regulator SinK, with translation MDTPSPLALLLEALDAGDLRAARTAAEELQRTRVGSTQLAAEVLHELRQPLLGVKAYAQLLTEELGPRGALKQVLAQVERMEQIISDFIRLASERPAPQQPVSLVAHVQAAARAFALNPESARIRLEVDAPEELVVEGNGRLLEQLALNLFNNARDAAAGPGLVKVVLTREGLAPIMYVADWGRGIPDAVRARLFEPYVTGSKRGTGLGLAVCRRIAHEHQAQLDLAPSDVLPLSPTPSTVFRVRFPIPVSREAPAPEPAAQAAPQRHRLLVVDDEEIIRSVFRDLMGRECEVIEAPHAEEALAWLERGGVDLIVTDKNLPGLSGLELAQRARRLDPHSRVILMTGYPSLVTAQQALELGVLDYLLKPFDDIREVRAKLRAALATPPAGARHLRPGGRRVDVLEDNPTSARRLTEALALMGLEARVLPTVPGELPAEPPAAVVVSWDFTTAHGRQALEVARRLGQGAPFVVLAEFLSQETMLEALRAGASGCLPRDLEPRELGRELARLLKPSP, from the coding sequence ATGGACACCCCGTCCCCGCTCGCACTCCTGCTCGAGGCCCTGGACGCAGGCGATCTGCGAGCGGCGAGAACCGCCGCCGAGGAACTGCAACGCACCCGCGTGGGCTCCACCCAGCTCGCCGCCGAGGTGCTGCATGAGCTGCGTCAACCGCTGCTGGGCGTGAAGGCCTACGCCCAACTGCTCACCGAGGAGCTTGGCCCGCGCGGCGCGCTCAAGCAGGTGCTCGCGCAGGTGGAGCGGATGGAGCAGATCATCTCCGACTTCATCCGCCTGGCCAGCGAGCGGCCCGCGCCCCAGCAGCCCGTGTCGCTGGTGGCGCATGTCCAGGCGGCCGCGCGCGCCTTCGCCCTCAACCCCGAGTCCGCCCGCATCCGCCTGGAGGTGGACGCGCCCGAGGAGCTCGTCGTCGAGGGCAATGGTCGGCTCCTGGAGCAGCTCGCCCTCAACCTCTTCAACAACGCGCGCGACGCGGCGGCCGGCCCCGGCCTGGTCAAGGTGGTGCTCACGCGCGAGGGGCTCGCCCCCATCATGTACGTGGCGGACTGGGGCCGGGGCATTCCCGATGCCGTGCGGGCCCGCCTCTTCGAGCCCTACGTGACGGGCAGCAAGCGCGGCACGGGGTTGGGGCTCGCCGTGTGCCGGCGCATCGCGCACGAGCACCAGGCCCAGCTCGATCTCGCGCCCTCCGATGTCCTGCCGCTCTCCCCCACCCCCTCCACCGTCTTCCGGGTGCGCTTCCCCATCCCAGTCTCCCGCGAAGCGCCTGCCCCGGAGCCCGCCGCGCAGGCCGCGCCCCAGCGCCATCGCCTGCTCGTGGTGGATGACGAGGAGATCATCCGCAGCGTCTTTCGCGACCTCATGGGCCGCGAGTGCGAGGTGATCGAGGCGCCCCACGCCGAGGAGGCGCTCGCCTGGCTCGAGCGCGGGGGCGTGGATCTCATCGTCACCGACAAGAACCTGCCGGGCCTGTCGGGCCTGGAGCTCGCCCAGCGGGCGCGCCGGCTCGATCCCCACTCGCGCGTCATCCTGATGACGGGCTACCCCTCGCTCGTGACGGCGCAGCAGGCGCTGGAACTGGGCGTGCTCGACTACCTGCTCAAGCCCTTCGACGACATCCGCGAGGTGCGCGCGAAGCTGCGCGCGGCGCTCGCCACCCCACCGGCGGGCGCGCGGCACCTGCGTCCGGGAGGACGGCGCGTGGACGTGCTCGAGGACAACCCCACCTCCGCGCGGCGCCTCACCGAGGCCCTCGCCCTGATGGGCCTCGAGGCCCGTGTCCTGCCCACCGTGCCTGGCGAGCTGCCCGCCGAGCCGCCCGCGGCCGTGGTGGTGAGCTGGGACTTCACCACCGCCCATGGTCGGCAGGCCCTGGAGGTCGCCCGGCGGTTGGGCCAGGGCGCGCCCTTCGTGGTGCTCGCCGAGTTCCTCTCCCAGGAGACGATGCTCGAGGCCCTGCGCGCGGGCGCCTCGGGCTGCCTGCCCCGGGACCTGGAGCCGCGCGAGCTCGGCCGCGAGCTCGCGCGCCTGCTCAAGCCCAGCCCCTGA
- a CDS encoding response regulator, with amino-acid sequence MPKNLLVADDSLTIRKVIGMIFATEDFQVTAVDNGLDAIARSRELRPDVVLADVMMPGKNGYEVCEALKHDPSTQHIPVLLLAGTFEAFDEARARNARADDHIAKPFESQVLLDKVKTLVGQKGNTMPASAATQVMAPSAPPPAAAAPPRPAGPPGAGPGPRPPGPGPGPGAPGMARPGGPPGPGMGPGPRPGMPPPGMARPGMPPPGAPPPGARPGMPPPGAPPPGMARPGMPPPGAPPPGMARPGMPPPGAPPPGAPPPGMARPGMPPPGAPPPGMARPGMPPPGAPPPGVAGLPRPPGAGLPGAPPGGAIRGRDPFGLAAPAPQPPPAAPVVEANGLEDLSLDDSEPLTPEPAPAPVAAPPAPVAAPAARSADGGEAVLRDALSKASREVIEKIAWEVVPQLAETIIREELERLIKDRETKH; translated from the coding sequence ATGCCCAAGAATCTGCTGGTCGCCGATGATTCGCTCACCATCCGCAAGGTGATCGGGATGATCTTCGCGACCGAGGACTTTCAGGTCACCGCGGTCGACAATGGGCTGGACGCCATCGCGCGCAGCCGTGAGTTGCGTCCGGATGTGGTGCTCGCGGACGTGATGATGCCGGGCAAGAACGGCTACGAGGTCTGTGAGGCGCTCAAGCACGACCCGTCCACCCAGCACATCCCCGTGCTCCTGCTGGCCGGCACCTTCGAGGCCTTCGACGAGGCGCGTGCGCGCAATGCCCGGGCGGACGACCACATCGCCAAGCCCTTCGAGAGCCAGGTGCTGCTCGACAAGGTGAAGACCCTGGTGGGCCAGAAGGGCAACACGATGCCCGCGTCCGCCGCCACGCAGGTGATGGCGCCCTCCGCGCCGCCGCCCGCAGCCGCCGCCCCGCCGCGTCCCGCCGGCCCTCCCGGCGCGGGTCCCGGTCCTCGGCCGCCGGGTCCCGGTCCGGGTCCGGGCGCGCCGGGCATGGCCCGTCCGGGCGGTCCTCCGGGGCCGGGCATGGGTCCGGGTCCTCGTCCGGGCATGCCGCCTCCGGGCATGGCCCGTCCGGGCATGCCGCCTCCGGGCGCTCCGCCTCCGGGTGCCCGTCCGGGCATGCCGCCTCCGGGTGCTCCGCCTCCGGGCATGGCCCGTCCGGGCATGCCGCCTCCGGGCGCTCCGCCTCCGGGCATGGCCCGTCCGGGCATGCCGCCTCCGGGTGCTCCGCCTCCGGGTGCTCCGCCTCCGGGCATGGCCCGTCCGGGCATGCCGCCTCCGGGTGCTCCGCCTCCGGGCATGGCCCGTCCGGGCATGCCGCCTCCGGGTGCTCCGCCTCCGGGCGTCGCGGGCCTGCCGCGTCCTCCGGGCGCCGGGCTTCCGGGTGCGCCCCCGGGAGGCGCCATCCGGGGCCGGGATCCGTTCGGTCTGGCCGCGCCCGCGCCCCAGCCGCCTCCCGCCGCGCCCGTCGTCGAGGCGAATGGCCTCGAGGATCTGTCCCTGGATGACTCCGAGCCGCTGACGCCCGAGCCGGCGCCCGCGCCCGTGGCCGCTCCTCCCGCGCCCGTGGCCGCGCCCGCCGCCCGCTCGGCGGATGGGGGCGAGGCCGTGCTCCGGGACGCCCTGTCCAAGGCGTCGCGCGAGGTCATCGAGAAGATCGCCTGGGAGGTCGTTCCCCAGCTGGCCGAGACCATCATCCGCGAGGAGCTGGAGCGGCTCATCAAGGATCGCGAGACGAAGCACTGA